GTGCTTTACGGCAAGTTCCGCAATAAGATCGAGGTCCGAGGACGGCAGCACGCCTCCCGTCGGATTTTGCGGCGTATTTATGATTATCATCTTTGTCTTAGGAGTTATGAGCGCTTCGAGCTCTTTAGGATCGAAGCTGAAGGCCCTCTCTTCCTTCAGCGGAAGAGGCACCGGCACGGCTCCCACATAACGCACGAGGGATTCATAAGCGGGAAAACACGGGGATGGATATATTACCTCGTCCCCCTCATTCACGCAGCAAAAGATGCCACAGAAGAGGGCCGGTTTGGCCCCGGGGCAGACCACGACTTCTTCCGGCCTCACCGGGACACCCCTACTCTTTTCGATATAGCGCGCCACTGACTCCCGAAGCTGTCTTATACCGGCGGATGGACTATAGTGGGTTTCCCCTCGGCGCAGGGCCTCCATAGCTGCCTCTTTAATGTGCGCGGGCGTATCGAAGTCCGGTTCTCCTATAGCGAAGCTTATTATATTTTTGCCCCGTGCCTCAAGCTCCTTCACCTTTGCCAATACGTCAAAGGCTCCCTCTCCCATAAGGCGCTCCCTTCGGTCTGCCAGACGCATGTCATTCCCTCCTTCACATAAGATCATATCGTCGTCGTTAAACCCTTGAAAATCCGTTTTCTCGGCATAAACCGAGCATCTCACATCTACACTTAACTAAGCTCGGTGTTTTTGTATCATACCACAGCTCGACCACCGGTTATAATGATACTCGAAATTGCCTACAAAGAGGAGGCATAAGCCTTGCAAATACTTTCGGTCATGCAATTGGGTGGGCCATTGATGTGGGTTATATTTGGCCTTTCTGTCCTGGCTGGTGCGATAATAATAGAGCGCCTCGTCTTTTTCAAGAAGGCTTGGGCTGAACCAGAGGAGGTGGAAAGGAAAATAGCACAAGCCATATACGAAGGCGACAGAGCGAGGGCAAGCGAACTGACAAGGTCTCGCGACTCCTCGTTGCATCGCCTTTTTAAGGCAGCCGTGGACCATTGGG
Above is a window of Acetomicrobium sp. S15 = DSM 107314 DNA encoding:
- a CDS encoding aminotransferase class I/II-fold pyridoxal phosphate-dependent enzyme, which codes for MRLADRRERLMGEGAFDVLAKVKELEARGKNIISFAIGEPDFDTPAHIKEAAMEALRRGETHYSPSAGIRQLRESVARYIEKSRGVPVRPEEVVVCPGAKPALFCGIFCCVNEGDEVIYPSPCFPAYESLVRYVGAVPVPLPLKEERAFSFDPKELEALITPKTKMIIINTPQNPTGGVLPSSDLDLIAELAVKH